One region of Cydia pomonella isolate Wapato2018A chromosome 25, ilCydPomo1, whole genome shotgun sequence genomic DNA includes:
- the LOC133531599 gene encoding UDP-glucosyltransferase 2-like, with protein MKLVILAALALLSPALGYRILAIFPIPSKSHNYLGQGVVGALLKAGHEVTWATPYPKEAQKGLTFIDVSEITKIIVGRDPLKVRHMSFGTLVEFGRNISIAAATNKGVQQALMDKYDAVITEVFFSDLQAGFAAVLQVPWIVLSGMVVHAGVESMVADIGSVALVPTMLSDFPIPMNLWQRMANTAMIGMMTAGRLWDISVSEKHYHEIFEPLAKKKGIVLPPYSTAIHNISILLSNSHPSLAPAISLPPNVVDIAGYHIADHHTPLPKDLQDLLDNSKNGVVYFSMGSVVKASALPENTRKDLIKILGALPYTVLWKFEEPIQGLPKNVHIRSWMPQPAILAHPNIKLFITHGGLLSTLEAIQAGVPLLAVPVFGDQPGNAVRAQRAGYALAVPFAPDMGDRLKVALDKMLADNSYYNKAKELSRLFNNRPVPPAELIAHYVELGIETKGALHLRSPTYHYAWYERYMLDQLAVVLIALYVAVKLVKCVLKMAFKLKYRKSRQEGRK; from the exons ATGAAGCTGGTGATCCTTGCAGCACTGGCGCTGCTGTCGCCAGCACTAGGGTACAGGATCCTGGCCATCTTCCCCATACCTTCGAAGAGCCATAACTATCTAGGGCAAGGCGTTGTCGGAGCCCTACTGAAGGCGGGGCATGAG GTGACGTGGGCGACCCCATACCCTAAGGAGGCGCAGAAGGGCCTAACATTCATTGACGTCAGTGAAATTACGAAGATTATTGTAG GCAGAGACCCGCTGAAGGTGCGGCACATGAGTTTCGGCACGTTGGTGGAGTTCGGCAGGAACATCTCCATCGCCGCTGCCACCAACAAAGGGGTCCAGCAGGCGCTGATGGACAAATATGATGCTGTGATTACGGAAGTCTTCTTCTCTGACCTTCAGGCTGG CTTCGCAGCCGTCCTTCAAGTCCCTTGGATCGTGCTGAGTGGCATGGTTGTCCACGCCGGAGTGGAATCGATGGTGGCAGACATCGGCAGCGTCGCGCTGGTCCCCACCATGTTGAGTGACTTCCCGATTCCGATGAACTTGTGGCAGCGTATGGCGAACACGGCTATGATTGGGATGATGACCGCCGGGCGTTT GTGGGACATATCAGTGAGCGAGAAGCACTACCACGAGATCTTCGAGCCCCTTGCCAAGAAGAAGGGCATCGTCCTTCCCCCTTACTCCACGGCCATCCACAACATCTCCATCCTGCTCTCCAACTCGCACCCGTCGCTGGCGCCGGCTATCAGTTTGCCTCCTAATGTGGTGGATATCGCCGGGTACCATATTGCTGACCACCACACGCCGCTACCCAAG GATCTCCAAGACCTATTGGACAACTCCAAAAACGGCGTCGTGTACTTCAGCATGGGTTCCGTGGTTAAAGCTTCAGCTCTCCCGGAGAACACCCGGAAGGACCTGATAAAGATCTTGGGGGCTCTGCCTTATACGGTGCTCTGGAAGTTTGAGGAGCCTATTCAGGGGCTGCCGAAGAACGTGCATATCAGGTCTTGGATGCCGCAGCCTGCTATATTAG CGCACCCAAACATCAAGCTCTTCATAACTCACGGTGGCCTCCTCAGCACGCTAGAAGCCATCCAAGCCGGGGTGCCTCTCCTAGCCGTGCCCGTGTTCGGCGACCAGCCCGGCAACGCCGTGAGAGCCCAGCGCGCCGGGTACgcgctcgccgtgcccttcgcACCGGACATGGGGGACAGGCTGAAAGTGGCGCTGGATAAGATGCTTGCAGACAATAG ctACTACAACAAAGCTAAGGAGCTATCCCGGCTGTTCAACAACCGGCCCGTGCCCCCCGCCGAGCTCATCGCGCACTACGTGGAGCTCGGCATTGAAACCAAgg GTGCACTACACCTACGCTCTCCGACGTACCACTACGCGTGGTACGAACGCTACATGCTCGACCAACTCGCCGTGGTCTTAATAGCGCTGTACGTGGCCGTAAAGTTGGTCAAATGCGTCCTCAAGATGGCGTTTAAACTCAAATATAGGAAATCCCGACAAGAAGGAAGGAAATAA